A segment of the Melospiza melodia melodia isolate bMelMel2 chromosome 24, bMelMel2.pri, whole genome shotgun sequence genome:
AAACAGTGATACCAAATCTAACTGGGACCATTGGTAGGGCTGCTGAGGAGAAGAAGAACACCACATTTTTTTCTGGCTAATACTTATGGCAGCCATCAGCTGCCTCAGGAAGAAAAAAGCTCAGGGCAGGGAGATTCTATAACTCATTACAATAGAGAATCCTCTGCTTCAAACTGGGAAATCAAAACAACTCCAGTTTGCTAACTGGAGAACCTGCAGCAGATCCTGACCACGCCTGACCTCTCTCCAACTTGTAAACAAAACCTCTTGTGAATTCCTTTCCTCCAGTGTGTCCCAGGCCACCAGAAGTGTTGTTTGCCACCCTCAATGTAGACAAAAAGGTGTATGAAGTGGGTGAGGAAGTGGAGTACACCTGCCGGCCGGGGTTCATGCCCAACAGCGGGCAGAGGAAGTACACGTGCCTGCCGACGGGCAAGTGGGCCTTCAACACCCTGCTCTGCCTCCGTGAGtaccagcacctcctgcccctgtgGGCACGGACCTGAAAGGGCATTTCGTCATCCACAGGAGGAACTGGATGGATTTCAGCAGGTCTCTCTCCACGGGTTCTTCCCTCTCTTGTTGGAGGACAGCAGTGTGTGGAAGAGGGGAGGTGATGGAAAGGAGCTTCCCATCTGTGTCCCACCCCTGCCCTTCAGCCCCAGCTCTCAGTGTAACAGAAATTACACTAGGGCTGTGTTGCAGACAtcctttcactaaaaatccttgcttagggtttttttttctttctgaggagctgaggcctcagaaacaaaatgcaaacaatggttatctgctgctgtgggatgcaacaggtggatccgtgattggtctcatgaggatgtttggatttagtgacctgtcatggcagagctggctctcactctctgtccgagccagctgcctttgttatcattcttttccattctattcttagctcgccttctgagaggaaacctttctttctattctttttagtatagttataatgtaatacgTACATatcataacataataaatcaagccttctgaaataggGAGTCAAATccacgtctcttccctcatccaagaacccctgtgaccactatCACAGGGCTGGATTTTCACTGGAAACTTTTGACCCAACGCTTCAGGGTCTGAGTTTCTTCAGCATTTTAATACCAGCAGAAGTTCTGTCCATATGAAGGACACATTTTTCATTCCCAAATGTCACATACACAGATGGGGATGGAGACTGGAGCAGGACAGGAGGAACCTTCATCCACCCCACCCCTGCAGTGCTCATTCTCTAACAACATGTGCTGCTTCATAACCCCTGCATTTATTGCATCCTCAGATGCATTCCCATCATTTCATTGCAGACAACTTACATTCCTCAGGCAATCGagtgtttaaaatatttaatcCCAAAAACTTGTATTTTGATAGAAATGTAGAACAGCCAGACTTGTGGAATGTAGTACATGGGAGTGGAGAAATGTGAAAGACACCAGGATGAACTTTTATGATCTACCTGTTCCCACTATAATGCAATTATTATTATGTCATGCCTCATGAAATAACATGAtccttttttaatatttaataaacaGCAAAGAGATGCCCCCCTCCTCCACCCCTGCAGAATGGGAAAATGGATTTTGAAGAGTTTCAGTACCAGAGCACTGTAACTTTTTCATGTGATCCAGGGTAAGTGTTCCCTTCCTCATGCTGCTAAATAAACAGCGTAAATCACATTGTAGTATCACCCACTGCCATACTGTAAGACAGAGAACATTGAAAACTGCAGATAAATCTCATCTACATTtcagaaatcattaaaaaaaaagcttgtCTGGTGATCTACCTCTGTTCAGTCTTGGCTATAACATTATGGAGCTTTGCTACTCCAAAGAAAAGTCttacaaatacagaaaccacCAAAATAGCAGAGATTTTATGCAAAAAATTTATTCTGGACTGCTTTCCCCTGCTTTTCAAATCCTCTTATTACATCATGAGATGGAATCCTACAGCAGAGAGTAGATAATCTCCATCAAAGTTATGCTGTTGGGCTCTGAGGACTGGAAATTGTGTTTCTATGCCTTTCCAAGCTCAGTAAATGAAAACATGAGGTAATCTTAACTTACCTTCAGTAAATTCACTTTTTCTCAGGGATATTCATTAGCTTTAGGAAAAAGGATGAATTTAAAAAGTAGTTATGGTAAATGTAGGGGAGCATTTGATAGCAGCATGTATTTAATTGTCCTTGggaaattaatggcaaatcaaaTGGGCTTACCTGGaaggggacaggtgagacacagcctAGAGCTCACTGAAAAGTGTCAACAGCCTCAACAACCTCCTTCTGTAAAAAAGCAGCAAGATAAGGAATAAATAAATTCAACTGCGACACCAAGTGTAGTAATGGGACTTGATTTGGTTTTGTTAATTCTAATTTACTGGTTTTCAGCTGTGTGATATTGAAATGCCAGACTCATTATGAGTATTTCTTTAAAACTCAGAGTAGATGCTATTTGTGTGAATAGGACAGGAGAAAAGTGTGTAATGTGCATATGGAAATTGAAATGTCTGGGATTAAAATATAACAATGCACCTCAATTACTTTAGTTCTTAAGAGCAATGAATTCTTTCCAATATTTGGTCCTAATTGCCATAATTAACTGGGAACTCCTCCCAGGAAACCATACCATTTGCACGAGCAATCACAGATCAATATTTGCTGTTTACATCCATCCATAGCATTAATCAGTTGTAGAAATTAATATGTAAAACAATATAAAGTTGAAACAACAAAACATCTTGTTGTACCAAGCTTTCTGCCTGGGTCTTTGCAATATTTGGATATTATCAGTTTTTCAGATCTGATTCTAAACTTCCTTTGAGATCAGGAACTGTTAAACTAGAGAAGGATTTCAGAGCTGGATTCTTCATTCTGTTTATGAGAAATGGCAGATCTTTGATTGATCCCCCTGCTCTGATAACCTGGTCTGTTTGTTTCCAGCTACAACCTTGTTGGGTCAAGAACGAGCCAGTGCATGGCAGATGGAAAGTGGACTGGAACTTTTCCCCAGTGTCAACGTATGTGtttcaataaaaaaataaatatccttATTCTTATTCCagaaatattcctttgcattgcTCAGAATTATATATACTCTTATTCAGAAGTCTCCTTTAGTGCTGTGCAAAAGCTGGTTGGGAAAAATCAAGCAGAATGCTGCATATTTGGTTTTCTGTGTGTGGGTTTTAGAGAAATACAGTTGAAAGGTCTGAACAAAAGGTCGGGATCAGGGATGCTATTTACAGCTGGAGGTAAGATGCTTATCCACTCAAATTCCTCCTCCCTGTGTATAAAAAGAGGATATTGTCACGCCTTTGTACTTATGCAGGGTTTTGCCATAACCTATCCTGCAAAAACACTTGACTGAAAAGCAGTAATATTAGCTGAAAAATCCAGCAAAAATCATGAATTCCATACTCTGAGGCCCCTCTGACACTTTCAACTTAAATTATATTTTGCCAGCTGTGATTCCATGTGGGTTCATTTAGTCATAAGAACGTTGCTCCTCTGATTCCACAATTATTTGATTGTTAAGATTTAATTTtctgaatgcttttttttttttttctgaacgcTTTAAACCtttttctgaattttctgaatTCTGTTCTTTGGTAGCTGTGACTTGTGCACCTCCCTCGCTCTCAGAATTTGGGGTCATCTCTTTCCGTCGCCTACATCCTGGAAATGTCTCTCATTTCCTGGACACGATCCAGTTTGAATGTGTCCCTCCTCTTGCCCTGATTGGGAATGAGACAGCCACCTGCATGGCCAATGGCACCTGGAGCAGCATTCCAGTGTGCAAGGGTGAGTAACTCACTTTTACCCATATCCCTGAGAATTGCAGATACAAAACTAAATGAACAACAaaattgtaatttatttttttttttttataactgtAATTACAAACATACAGCACAATTCCTCTGCAGCTGAATTCTGCAATCATTGAGGCTTGTGGATCAAGGAGATTGCTAACCCATGGCACATAACATGGGATTGACAAAACATTTGGTGCAGGTGTAAAGGTTATATAAACAAACCCTGCTAAACATGGTGCACAGTGGGCAACCTGAGCCTGGCCTCCAGTGTGCAGCCAACATTGGATTCTAAGTGCTCAGATTCACCTGAGAAACAGCCAACCTTACCCTCAGTCCTAAAAACTTCCCTGCTTTTAGCTAAATTACACCACGTTTAAGTCATGTTATAACCGCAGATTGCAATGGATGTGTATTTAAAACAAGTAATGTTTATTTACTTGTTGTGGTTTTGAAGCTGTCTTTCCCCTGGCTGTGCTTCCTGTGAAAGACACTGCAATGACCCACTGTGAAACTTTTTGTGCATTTTTCAGGTTTGTAGTTGTATTTTTGACCTGTGGCACCGCTAAAGCTTTGTGTTTGGGTTTGTCCCCCAGCTGTCACCTGCCCCACTCCGATAGGAATAGAGAACGGGTTTATAGAGTTCGCGGTGCGCAGAACCTACCACTACAACGAGAGCGTCAGCTTCGGCTGCCAGCCCGGCTTCGTCATGGAGGGACCCAAACGCTCCCGCTGCGAGAGCACCGGGAACTGGTCCACAAAGCCAGTCTGCAGAGGTGAGCACCCCCATCCCCAGAAACAGGGAACAAACCGAGCTCCTCCACCTGACCCCTGCTCTGCCTGCGGAGCTGTCACTTCTCGGGacttctgctgctcacagtgaccccgagatgggttggaaagtctctttttccagcCTGGCAGTCGAAGAAGGAGAACTCTTCTATTctcagaactcttcagttctcattctcaaggttgtttattgtttcttatctataaaattcttcctctggcctgctgaggtctgttcagcaggtcagacCGAGGCACACtgtgtgttatctttttatactaaaaactacgtatattatatatatgtatattatttaccataacttcccaatacctatcacccatgttagaaagtgagcttctactctgaaccaatccaaaagtgccaacatcacagcaggagatggaagccaagaagaagaaggagaaaggctggacacacccagattcctccatcttgactcctgaacccccattctaaaaaccccaaaaaatctatttttcaccccgtgacaaactattattctacttaggcttttgtggcttgcagatcctcatataaggttgtaTTTTTTTTCATGGGTCATTATCAAAGTCACAGGAGTCtcgggctctgtgccagggtctctgagcaccctggcaggggtttgggcaatccaggacagccagaggcatGTCCTGAATTCCAACAGTCACTCCTTTGTGCAAGAGCTCGAAAGGAAGCCAAAAAAAGGAATTGCAAGGGCCTGATAATTTCTCTCCCAACACTGAATGTTGTATGACATTGATGTATCTGGATCGACTTCAATAATCAGCCATGTAACTTTATTCTGTCTGagcatttcctttcctcttcctatTTCATGTCATTAGAAATTACACTGAGGCTGGATTTTCACTGGAAACTTTTGACCCTATGCTTCAGGGTCTGAATTCCTTCAGCATTTTAATACCAGCAGAAGTTCTGTCCGTATGTGAGACACATTTTTCATTCCCAAATGTCACATACACAGAATTCTGCTGGGATCTGATCTACTCCCTTTCCAAACCTGTTCCTTATAACTGGATTTTTTTCCAGCACCATGTAAAATACCAGTTAAGAAAGCTGTAGTATTGTACAATGGAGAGAAGAAGAGAGTTCAGAACGACCTGAAGGATGGCATTCTGCACGGGGAAACTGTCTCCTTCTTCTGCAAGAACAAGGAAAAATCCTGTGCCTACACTGTGGATGCGGCATGCGTGGATGGCAACTTCACCCTCCCTGCCTGCTTTAAAGGTATGAGCCAGGCTGCCCACAAACCAGCTCCTGGTGGGGGAATTACAACTGCTTCATGTGGGGGACAATGTCATAATTCATCCTCAAGCCCTACTTGAGTGGCTATTTGAATTCCTGGGTGTTTGAGTTATTGGGCATTCTGGAAGAAAATGGCCTGAGGAGAGAATGCTCAGCAAGGATTTTCCTTTGGTTGTGTCAGAGCCCTGCTTTAATTCCTGTCCTGTTCTAGAAAATGTTACTTAAAGATGTTGCTAGCCCAAAGAAAAGGCCATATGTGAAGTATTCTGGGATTTCCCAAATCCTTGGATCAGCACCTTCTTTAGTGACAAATAGCCTCAACACTACTGCAGGTTTGAGAACCTGACATATTCCCTCTTATTCTGGTGGATTATTCCCACTTTGTGCTGATCAGGAAAACACTTTGGACCAGGAGGGTTGAaaagcagctgagagctgtggggagGAGTTGATGCTGGAGGAAAAGCTTCACAGGCACTCAGGCTTTTAGAATAAATAAACAGACATTACCAACTTTGCTAGCCAGAGGAAATGTTTCACACTTGTTTTGTCAATATTCCTTGCATAGGATTTTCCTTGTAACTTTTAGTTTCATTTCTAAGCAAAGGAAAGGCACAGCCTGTCCATGATGAAAACATCTCTCCTCACAGTTGGCTTCTGATGTATGTAGCTCAGCTTTATTAAGATAGAAAATAAAAGTGCATTTCTTCCAACAGTTTCACTATGATGCAAAGATTGACTGCTCACCTCGCTGTTGTATTCAGCTGTCACATGTTGTAAGAAATTAACCCAAGTTCTTCACTTGTCTCCAACAGAACGTGGCTTTTTCTCAACTCTGGTGAAGAAAGACCCCTCAGAGATGAAAGCCTGTGAAGATGAAGCCTGAAGCAGAGAAATAACCCAGTACTAAATTTCTGCCTTACTGAGACAGAACATTCCATATACAAGAGGAAAACTTAGGTCCTGTGAGTGTAATTTGGGTCATGTAAATGTAACTCAGGTCCTGTAAGTGTAAATTTCCAGGTGAACTCTGGAATCTGTGAATGCTTTCTTCCCTCCCACCATCCCCTCCAGTCTCTTCCACAAGCTACAACACATCATTTCAGCCATTAACTTCCACTCTCCTGTCTCTGCCTTCTTCCAAATCCCTGCACTAGTGCTTCTCTCCATATTTCCAACATTTATGCAGCTGTAAATGACCTCCTCAATAACAGTTGCTTTACAATAAAGTGATTTTCAGCCACTAGTGTGTTCTTATTTAATATTACCTAATTATCAACCAGATCCTTTAGCTCTAGACTGATTTATAGCAAGAGCCCTTAATCATTAGTAATTACTGGGTTCTGATTCCATTACCACTCCCCTGTGACAGGGAGTGGACCTTTAATTATAGATAGACAGAGGCCATGAGCCTAGGATTTTCCAGAATTTACGTAAGTAGAAAGACTGAGATTTCCAAATGAGTTTAGAAGCCAAGAATCCAACCATCATTTAAACATCAACAGCATCAGATAAAGTGTTTTTTAATATTGCTTAAAAGAAATTGCTTCAGTTAGTAAGACTATTTACGTTTTAGAGAATCTAACTTCACCTGCAACTGTTTTAAACCACTGTTAATCTTTACCTCTGTTTCAATATTACACAACATAATTgcttcagttttggggttttttattgttgttttttttttttttagagaactGTACACCATTGAGCAACAGTTCTGATCTCTGATCATTAAGTAGCTCTGAAGtaaactgtatttttaatttgatttatGATACGTGCAGCTTACTGGTATGATCCAGTCTGGCAAGTTTTGTGCTTATGTCTGTATTTTCATTCAGAAAAAGTAATTATAATTTCAACATACTAGAAAGTGATACAGAAATATTTGTGGTACACTTACAATAAATTGTCATGAGTCATACAGGGTTCCCTCTGCAGTTTAAAAGCCTTTTCTTTGACAAAAAGCATGAGCTCCACAGTAAGTAATAATCCACTGCAGAACATTTAAAAGGACCATTTAACATTACGATCAAGCTACTTGTAAGATGGTAGAGCTACCATTAAAGAACTCTAAACATATTCtaattataatttttctttttttttttttttttttttttggtaaggcTGCATATGAATATTTTAATAGCATGACTGATGTAATTCATCCTTATGCTTCGTATTTTTAAGGAGAGATTGAAGCAGCTATTATTAAGTATTTAGTACTTTGTACTCagcaataatttatttttttatgcagAGACAGACAAATTCATGCTGGCAACTGAATATTGGTGCAGTGTGTGCCATATTTTGGTTGAACACATTTAGGTGGGATCCTCAAATGAAGTTTGCAGGCCAAGGTACCCGTAAGTCCTTCTAACACATGCATAGCTCAGCTGGAAGGAGCCAATGAATTTGGAAATCCAGTGCAAATGTGGTGTGGATCCATCTCTGGGATCAGGATGTTCAGGACAATTGCTGAGATACCAAACACAGTTTAATATTAACTCGTGTGTCACAGCAAACCCTGTGAAGTTGGCATGAGCAAACTCAGCGTTCACTGCCACCCAAATGCAGCTTGCCCCTGGAATGCCTTGCGTTTTGCACAAAAAACAGCTGCCCCAGGAAAAATGAGGTTTTTCTAAGGAAATTTTCCCAGTTCTACTTACCCATACAGCAGAATAATGACTGAACAAATCAGCTGGCCCTGCTTCCTCACTGGATGTGAAGCACTGGAATACTTGAAAGGATCACCCTTAGGAGCCAGTGTTCACATGCTGAATTTATTATCTACTCTCCTGAAGcaagaagagggagaaaaaaaaaatctgtgacctGTTAACTCTTTGAAGTAGTGAGGTGTTTGTGAATCACAACTTTCCAGACATGAAAGATTTGCTCAGAAGGGCTGAAAAATAATGTCTTGCAACTCGAAGTGTTCCAGAAGCTGGTATGAGGCAGTGAGacctgccttcttttttttttttctgtatttttgagATGTTTGAAAAAATGCCTTAAGCTGTGTTCATGTTACTTGTGGCAACCTGCTGAGACAGTTAAAGAGATAAGAGAACATGctaaaatgtgaggggaaaaaaaaaagtattgaatATGTTTTGCTTAAATGACCGTATTTTTACAATTCAAATTGGGAATTTGTTCTGTATTCTGGTTGAGATATCTTTGTGTTCTGTATCAGTGTGTCTACAGTGATTTCCTCAGGAGGGTCAGGGCAAATCAGTGCTCCTCATGTCCAGGCTGCAGCTTTGGATGGAGATAAGACCTCAGTAATTTCCTCAGTCTTGtggttttctttctgtttttttggACAGAAGTTTTGCAATTGTCAAATCACTTCAGGTAGGCTCCAACCTCTGTGGCCACCCTGCTCTGCCTTGGGAAGCAGACCCAGAAACTGGATCTACTCCCTCAGGAAACTTCCCTTGGAGTAGTAGTTCCAGTCATTGATTTATGATCATGTTCCAGCAAATTCAGGTTTTCAAAGTACTTTGTGATGAGTTTGACAGAGATACACTCAAATCTGAAGGCAATGTGCAGCCCTGCTCGGCTGCAAGGATCTACCATGGATTTAACACAGATGAGAAGCGTCCCATGTTCCAATATACATCAAATGACAACTATTTTAAATATGAAATTTCAAGATAATAAATCATCCTTGTAATGTACTCTTGAGATTGTACCATGGTTGAAATACTCCATCAGTGATTTTTGCACTGCTTCTGTGCAAATATGGGTTTAAGGCACTCTGAGCAGGCCCCAGTGTAGCTGTCACATCTATCACCCAATGAGCCCTAACACAGAATCATTCCTGCTGAAGATTAGCTCAGAAATCAAAGAAAACAGCCAATTTCCTCCTGTACATGCAAGGGTTTCTTGTTTGATCTCTATGTGCATCTGAATCAAACTCAGAAGTGTTGAAGAGTTTGTTTGTTCGAGATAAAAGCGCTTTAGATGCTACAACAGAGCAAAGCCCATGACAGATTTTGGGGAAAGAGAAATGCACAAATCAAAGAGGTCAGAGGGTTTATTTGGGATTGTACATACACACAATCACTTCATTCTCTCAGGAAGAGACTGAACAGCTGAAAGATTTCTCTAATTCTTTTGGATTAATTGATGGTTTTCTAACTTTCTAACAAAACAAGTACAACTTATGTTTTTTGTGCAGAAGTGTCAGGCATGTGCTTTGAAATTCTTCTATTCCACAACACCCCCTCATGTTCTCCGTCCTTGGGACAGGACAACCCAGAAACCATCAGCAATATGGAGCATATTTAATGTTTTAAAGTGAGCTCAAAATCGCTCTATTATCTACAAGAATATACTTGAACAGATTTTACTCAGAAACTGTGAATAAAATTGGCTCTGTAATTATTGAACCTTCTCCTGAAATTTCATTCTCATTTTATCCACTCATATTTCTGGCACCCACCCCCCACTGCTCAGAGGCTCAAAAGCTACTTCTGATTTATTGACCTTTAACTTCAGGGTGGCAAATATTTCTCACTAAGCTCTaaatagaaacattttttttccccccaagtgtTGATCATAATGAAGATACAAGAATAGAAACAGCCAATATCCAGCCAGCAGGAATAAAATACCACACCACAAAGAACCTGGTCATTGAGCTGGGAGCGGCCAAACCCAGGTGCAGAACTGCACTCGGcatttttttcatggaaagatgataaagttctggaatggctgcccaggaaggcggtggagtcaccatccctggatgtgtttaagaaaagCTTGATGTGGCACTCGTTGCagtggtttagttgaggtgttggggctgggtgtcttgaaggtctcttccaaccttgtgcGATTCTGGGATTCTGCCATCTCCCGTTTCTGCCCCGCAGCTCCCCGAGGCTCTCCTGGGACTCCTGAGGCGTTTTCCGTGCGTGTCTGAGCGGATCCATAACTATCCACGAAGGGAATCTGGGGGAAAGCACTGTGTGTAGCCGTGACCgcactgctgggctgtggggACATTCATCACTTGGGGCAGGAGTCACAGAATGAAATaaacacagaatatcctgagcggGAAAGACCGAGTccatctcctgtccctgcacaagCACCGCAACAA
Coding sequences within it:
- the APOH gene encoding beta-2-glycoprotein 1 isoform X2, which produces MHPLALLGCLVALSHCALATKAKRCPPPPPLQNGKMDFEEFQYQSTVTFSCDPGYNLVGSRTSQCMADGKWTGTFPQCQPVTCAPPSLSEFGVISFRRLHPGNVSHFLDTIQFECVPPLALIGNETATCMANGTWSSIPVCKAVTCPTPIGIENGFIEFAVRRTYHYNESVSFGCQPGFVMEGPKRSRCESTGNWSTKPVCRAPCKIPVKKAVVLYNGEKKRVQNDLKDGILHGETVSFFCKNKEKSCAYTVDAACVDGNFTLPACFKERGFFSTLVKKDPSEMKACEDEA
- the APOH gene encoding beta-2-glycoprotein 1 isoform X1, with the translated sequence MHPLALLGCLVALSHCALATKVCPRPPEVLFATLNVDKKVYEVGEEVEYTCRPGFMPNSGQRKYTCLPTGKWAFNTLLCLPKRCPPPPPLQNGKMDFEEFQYQSTVTFSCDPGYNLVGSRTSQCMADGKWTGTFPQCQPVTCAPPSLSEFGVISFRRLHPGNVSHFLDTIQFECVPPLALIGNETATCMANGTWSSIPVCKAVTCPTPIGIENGFIEFAVRRTYHYNESVSFGCQPGFVMEGPKRSRCESTGNWSTKPVCRAPCKIPVKKAVVLYNGEKKRVQNDLKDGILHGETVSFFCKNKEKSCAYTVDAACVDGNFTLPACFKERGFFSTLVKKDPSEMKACEDEA